TTTGAGCAGATCCATCGTATTCAGCAAATGTCTGGGGCCTTCTCTGAAGGGGCTCACAAAATTTATACAGCTGCTCATGAGGAGACAGCAATTATGCAGGAAATTTCGTCTTCTTCCGAGGATTTGAAAGTGCTTACGAATAAACTCATGATGAAAACACGTGGAATGCAACTATAATCAGAAATCGTCATGTGAGGCATGATATATACGAACAAAATGTAGCCGCTATACACCGGAAAACGCAGCAAAATGGTTTCCCGGTGTGTAGCGGCTATTTTTTAATTTCAAAAAACTCACATTGTTTTCTAGGGTGGTAAGCCAGATCACTGACGCTGGATTGCACGACGATGGTTTGATCGTCAAAACGGATTATGATTCCGCCAGAGCCAATCAATTGGTCATCCTGAAATACTCGGACACGAAGATGACGTTCCAGTGCCTCATTGAAATCCTGATCTGTAATTAATCGGCGATTAATGGCCATGAGGGTTCTCCTTTGAATATAATATCTTTTATCATAAAGGTAAGGTATTGAACAAGCAAGAAACGCGGCTAGAACATAATTGGCTATTGGGTATAAAATAGAAGGCAATGAAGCGAGAAAGAGATCGAGAAAGAGATCGAGAAAGAGATCAAAGGGGGCTAGCTATGGATAGGTCGTGGTCAGGGCCTTGGTTTGATGCCAACGCGCCAGAAGGGTTCGAGGCTTTTTCTCCGTCACATGGGTTGGCTGTATTGGGACTCATTGTTTGCGCTTTGCTGCTGTGGCTGACTAGGGGATGGATTCGGTCGAACAAGCCTGTAAGTGAGGGAATTCGCTGGTTGTTAATTACAGTCCTCATTCTGTCAGAGGTGACTCTGAATATTTGGTATGTGATGCAGCATATTTGGGATGTCCAGACTTCATTGCCATTAGAACTGTGTAGTGTGACACTGCTGTTGTCTATCCTGATGCTCATTTTTCGAAGCCGCTGGTTATATCCGATCATCCTTTTTGCCGGAATTGGAGGGGCGCTCCAAGCAGTACTCACGCCTAATTTGGCATATGCCTTTCCGCATTATCGTTTTATCCATTTTTTCGTAGCTCATAGTGCTATTATTTTGGCAGCCTTGTATATGACCTGGATAGAAGGACTCAAACCGACATGGAAGAGTGTGGGGGGAGCTATGCTTTTTCTGAATGGCTTGGCGCTGATAGTGTGGATCGTAGACGATGCTCTCGGTGCTAACTACATGTTTCTAGCCGGAAAGCCGTCGACACCGTCGATATTGGATGTTTTGGGGCCATATCCTCTGTACATTCTGGCAGAAGAAGCCATTGCACTGCTGTTCTTTTCGCTTCTGATGCTGTTGTTCGAGGTGCTCCCGGGAGGCAGGCTGTATGTCCGCTTTCGCAAAGGAGCTGTGCATGGTGCTGATAGGTCGACATCAAAGCCGTTGTAAAGCCATATGAAAGCAGCCTTCTCCACAAGTATCTGACCAAGGATAAGGCTGCTAAGAATGCTAAGAATGCCTAAACAATAGTACGCCTGGGGATAACGTTCTCCATTCTAATACTTAACGCAGTAGTGATTCTGCTCCGTCTACATAAATTTCCGTACCCGATACATGAGATGACTCGTCTGAGGCGAGAAACAGGACCAGATTGGCAACCTGCTCTGGTTCACCAGGGGCACCCTCTAGCGGATGCTCTCCGCCCTTCGGAAATTCGACTGGAATTTCTACCTTCTTCAAGTCTTCCGAAGGGTACGTGTTATTATCAATTTGCGTGTCGATGGCTCCCGGGCATATCGCGTTGACCCGAATTTTGTAACGTGCCAGCTCCAGCGCTGCCATTTTCATAAACGCAACCTGAGCTGCTTTGGTGGAGGCGTAGGCTGAGAATCCAATACCCGAAAAGGTGCGATTACCGTTGATGGAGCTGGTAATGATAATGCTGCCGCCGTGTTCTTTCAGGTAAGGGACGGCATATTTAACGGTAGCAAAGGTGCCGCGAAGATTAATGTTCATCGTGCGGTCCCATTCCTCTAGCTCCAGTGTCTCGATAGGGGCCATGGTGCCGTTAATGCCTGCGTTGGCGAACACGATATCCAGCTTTCCGTACGTTTCCACGACTTTAGCGAACCCCTGCTGAATCATATCCGGCTTGGAAATATCACATTCCAGCACAAGTGCTTCACCGCCAGCCTGCTCAATAATTGCTTGGGTCTCCTCTGCATGCTTGGGTGTCCGATCCAGCATGACCACCTTGGCGCCTTGTTCTGCAAAACGGATCGCGGTCGCCTTGCCGATTCCTGAACCTCCACCACTGACCACTGCTATCTTTCCTTGCAATCTCTGCTCTGCCATTGACTATTCCTCCCATTCCGTTCATAAACTAAACCTGACTCGTTATTCCATACCTCTGTACGTTGATGGTGAAACAGTCACCGCTGGATTTCACCCCATTTGCGAAATATGGTAACATAGGGAACCAGCAGGAACTTATAGCAGGAACACGTATCGGGGAAGACCGGGTGACGGAGGTGGATCGAATTGAGCTATAACGCAAATGACCAACCCGAATCGACAGACGCTATAGCACTGACCGGAAAAGTGAAACCGTGGGCACTGAGCGGCCCCAGTATTCAAATCGATCCGTTGTTTCCCTATTACGCGAACCGTTCGCGGGACAGTATAGCAGATGAGATCGCCCTTGCGGGCTACCAGACCGTTCATTATTTTGTCGTGCGTGAAAATGAAGTGGATGGAGCGCTTGTTGCTGCTTTTCAACGCAGAGGCATAGCGGTGTGGGCGATGGTGCTAGGCAACGGTTCTTTTGGCGTGTCCCAGCTGCCGCCGGAGTGGAAAGGATGGCGCATGGAGCTGCTGCGCGAACCGAACGACGGATTTCAGCGGCTTTCGCATTTTGCCCAGGAGTATGTGGAATGGAAAAAGAAAGCCGCTGTCCGGCTCGTCACCGACATTCCGTTCGACGGGTTCGAGGTGGCGGAGCCTTATTTCCCCGAATGGAACGGGCTGCGCAGTGGAGTGTACGGGGATATTGGGCCACATGCACAGCGCGCCTTTCGCGAGCGTAGCGGTGAGGACATTCCGGATTTTCGCGACAAGCATGCGCGGAATTATTACCTGAAGGTTCCGAAGCTGTACGCGCAGTGGGTTGATCTGCGTGTGGACGCCGTGAATGGCCTGATCAGCGAGCTGGTAAACGGTGCGGGTGGTGTGCGAGATGTCCGACCGGACATCTGTGTGGCGACATGGTCGCTTGCTGTGAGCGGACGCGGCGATGTCCCCGGCCAGCTACGGGAATGGCAGGGTCTTGACGCGGTAGCCATGATCGGGTGCGTAGCCCCGGATATGCACGTGCTCCAGACCCATTGGCCGGACTGGATGCGTCGCCGTCTGCCGCCGCAGTATACCCACGGCTACGCCCGCATCGCGCAGTCGATACGGGCCGCTTATCCGGGTCTGCCCCTCGGGGTGCAGGCGGATATCGGTTCTCTCGCGCGTATGGTTCGGGACCGTGAGTGGACGCGGCGGTTTGGCGCTGCCGCCTTGGATGGCGGGTACGACGCCTGGACCGCCTATGAATACCATTTGGGTGGTTACATGTACGATGAGCCGCCCAAACCGCTTAAGGCGGAACGATCAGCTGAAGATGAGGTGGTTATTTCTTTCAGCAAGCGGATTGCTACACCGTCTGTAGATGAGCTGCGTATATGGAGCCGGGAGGACAGAGCAGGTACAACACGTGACCTGAGCCGCCACCTAAGGAAGGATTCACTAACGTTGTTGGAGCTTGTGGATGCCGTAGCAGACGGAAACCGTCTATTGCTGCGTATACGCAATTTACCAGCGGGGGCGTTCAGCTTGCGCCTTGATGGTGTACAGGATACACCAGAGTTGTGGCTGCTTAAGGGGAGAAAGGTACATCGCAATCTGCCAGAGCATGAAGTGAAGATACCTTAAAATTTGGGTAATAACAAAATAACAGCTGTATAAACGGCTCATTTGCCGTAGCATTATTGAGTTGTATATATTAAGGCAACATCTTTTCAAAACATAAATAAATAGTGGAGTGAAAAAAGTATGTGGGATTGGGATTATCTGATTCGGGTCATGTTCGCTGGCTTGTGCGGTGCGTTAATCGGCTATGAACGGAAGAGTCGGATGAAGGAGGCAGGCATTCGCACGCATTTCATTGTCGGTATTGGCGCAGCGCTCATGATGGTGGTATCCAAATATGGTTTCCAGGATCAAGCCGCCTGGACTAACCTGTCGCTGGACCCTTCCAGAATAGCAGCGCAGGTTATAAGTGGAGTCGGCTTTATCGGCGCAGGGATGATTTTCACACAAAAAAATAGAATCAAAGGATTGACCACTGCCGCAGGCATCTGGACTACCGCCGGAATCGGTATAGCCGTAGGTGCAGGAATGTATGGACTTGGTGCAGGTGTGACGCTGTTTATTTTAGCGGCTCAGTCCTTGCTCCATAGTCGGTTTTATCAGATGGCTACCCCGTCTACGCGACAAGTGGTTGTTCAGGTCGACAATGAACCGGGCGTACTGAATCGGATCAAAGAACTGTTGGAGCACAAGAAGCTGACCATTCACAGTTTTCACGCCGAGCGCATCAATAACGGTGAACAGTTGGTTATTCATATGCTTCTAAAGCTGTCCCGGTCAGAGGGAGTGGAGGAATTGCTGTCACTGCTGCAAGAGATGGAAGGTATTCGTTCAGTCGAGGCCAAGTCCAATTAGACGAATATTTACTGCTCATACAGTAGTTTTTTTGTCGAACGCTGGCGGCTCTTATAACGGAAAAAAACTTTAAAAATAATGATTGAAAACGCTTCCTTTTGTGTATATACTCTTACTACATCATAGAGGCAGCAGCTTAGAGAGCATCAAGGGATAAGCAAAAACGACCTCACGCGTATGCGCAAGGTCGTTGCTGTTATCCCGTTTTGAAAGAATAATTTGAATGTCTTACTTTACTTTGACTGGAGCTGGATATTTTTTACCCAGCGTATCCACAGTTACTTTTTTCATCGTAGCCGGTTGGATCGGTTTGTCATTGCTATCCCGTTTGGAATTGACGATAGCATCGACCACGTCCAGCCCGGACGTTACTTTACCGAAAGCAGCATATTGACCGTCGAGGTAGTCCGCATCGGCAACCATGATGAAAAATTGCGATCCGGCCGAATCCAGATCCGCTGAGCGGGCCATGGATAATACGCCACGTGTATGTTTGAGTGTATTGTTAACACCATTGCTCTTGAATTCGCCTTTGATACTGTAGCCGGGGCCACCTGTACCGTTACCTTGCGGATCACCACCCTGAATCATAAAGCCTGGGATCACACGGTGGAAAATGGTGCCGTTATAGGCTCCCTTTTGTACCAAAGAAATGAAATTGTTAACCGTGTTCGGTGCTACTTCCGGATACAGCTCAAGCTTAATTTTCTTGCCATCATTCATGACAATCGTGACAATCGGATGGGAAACAGCCTTGTTCTTGTCTTTAGTCGCAGCAGGAGTTGAAGTGCTTGTCCGGCTGGCAGCTTCCACATCGGCCGCTTTTGTACCGCATCCAGCAACCAGCACGAGCATGATGGCCAGTAGGCACAGCGTGTACCATGGGCGTATCGTTTTTCGGTTCATTGATATTCCTCCTGAAAGGTTGGATGGTGTAACATCCTAATTTAAAGTTTGGGGGCAGCGCAGAACACTTTTCCATTTTCTATCATACCTTTTTTGCTGGGGATAAGGAAATACGGGTTTGAAAGCCGTATTCTTGACCCATACTGCTGCTATTCCCAAGGAAAGGGGCAGGATCATGATGGAGGTAGACAAAAAGCTGGCAAAAGGTCTCATATGGGGTATGGCGTTCAGTCTGCCGGTTTGGGTAGGGGTGCTGTACTCAGTACAACATATTCGTGACTGGCTATAACATAAAGCGTAAAGATAGGCCAAAACCGTTATGGTTTTGGCTTATTTGTATTTGTGCCAGTCCAAATTGCTGTTATTCAGCAGATGCTCAAAGTTGTTATCTAGCTTCTTCTGTTCAGCTTTTTTTGCTTCGACGGCACGCTGCCGTTCGTCTTCTTTACGCTTGTCCTGTTCTGCTTGGGCTTCATTGGCTTGAGCCTTAAGCTTATTCAGCACATCCTGACTCAACAGATCCTTTAACGTAGCAGGTTTGTCCTGAGGCGCAGGAGCAGGGGAAGACGAATTTCTTTTCTTAGCCATGTCATCATCTCCATTCCATTCGATTATATCAGCTTCTTCACGGTTGTTCCACGATGGAAGGATGAGGGGGGCGGTAGACTTTTCTAATTGAGGGGGTAATAATGGAATGAGCAGAAGGGACGTGTGGCATCATGCATCTATATTGGAAGCGAAACCTGGTCATTTTGTGGATTGGCGTGTTGTTTTGCAGCATGGCCTATTCCGTGTCTATTCCGTTTTTACCTATTTTTCTGAATACGGAAATGGGCGTAAATGATCATTTGGAACTGTGGTCGGGGACTGCCTTTGGAGTCACTTTTTTAGCCAGTGCGCTGATTGCCCCATTTTGGGGTTCGCTTGCAGATAAATATGGACGTAAGCCGATGCTGATTCGTTCAGGCTTTAGCCTGGCGGTGTTGTACCTGATATGTGCCTTTGTGACAGATCCATATGTGTTCGTAGGAGTACGACTGTTTCAAGGTCTTCTATCCGGGTTTATTCCTGCTGCGATTGCGCTGGTCGGAACGGGTTCGCCAGAAGAGAAAACGGGCTATGCGCTCGGTATAATGGCGACCGCTGGGGCGACAGGCAGCATTATAGGCCCGTTGATCGGTGGTGTAGTGAGCCATTATTATGGCAATCGGAATGCCTTTTTTTTCTCTGCAGCTCTTGTACTGGTATCTGCATTAATTGCGACCTTTGGCGCTAGAGAGGACAGCTTCAAGGGAACCCGTACCCGCTCGCATGTTCGTGATGATATCAAGGAGGCTATTGCTAACCGGCCATTGTATTTTTTGCTTATTTTGGCGGGATTAAGCACCTTTTCTGTTATGATACTGGAACCATTAATTACGGTATATGTGCTTGAGATGGGAGTTGACCGCAGCCAAGCGTCTCTAAGTTCCGGAATTGTATTCTCAGCCGTAGGTATTGCGGCCGTGCTGATGGCCCCCCGGTGGGGACGGATTGGAGGACGGACCGGATTTGCACACGTGCTGCTGATTGGGCTGATCGGTTCGGGAATCGGGAATATTCTACAATTTTATGTATCCAACTTCGTTGGTTTTGGTGCGCTTCGGTTTGGATATGGATTGTTTTATGCGTCCGTCATGCCTGCTATCAACGCAATGACTGTGGAGGTCACCAAGCCGGAGTTTCGCGGACGAGCCTTTAGCTTGAATCAATCAGCCACCCAACTCGCGACCATGGCGGGGCCGTTGATTGGCGGCATGCTTGGCAGCTGGATGCCAATCCGCTGGATCTTTGTGTTAAACGGTGGCATATTGCTGCTTGCAGCGTTGTTGCTATGGGCCAAGGGAAAAAACGTTTTTCCGGTTTCAGCCAAGAAGAACGTCACGGATCAGGATATTCATTCTGCCGGATAGGAGAATGACAGCAGATTGTCTAATGGCATAAGCTTAAGGCTCCTAGAGCAGGTCTTTTTTTGCGCGATTAGATAATTATCCCAAACCTTTACTTTTAGTATACTTATTCATAACCCTCTACACTGATAATATGACAAGGAGGGATATATTATGATAAGAGACGACATTTTGCGTCAACAGCTTGAGAATGCTCGTCAAAAGCTGTATATTTTGCAAGCAAAACATGGTTTTAATCATGCCAGTGTGCTCAGACAGTCTGTAATTATGGATAACCTCATCAATCAATATAACCACCTTTTTTATATAAAAGAAAAAAAACCGACGGCATAAATGTAACCGATGGGCGAGAAACTTTTGGTAAGGTCACTCGCCCTTGTATTGTAGCGCTGATACTTATAACAACGATGCTTGTCTTAACTTTTCTAACAGTGTGCAATCTATCATTTTAGGTACGGTTTGTTTGATGGGCACTTAGTAAAACACCGATAATAACGACCAAACCGCCGATGATTTGGCGCCATGTAATCGTTTCTTGCAAAAGCAACACAGAAAATAAGACTCCAAATATCGGAACCAAATTCATCAGAGAAACGGAACTGCTCGGTGACAGCTTGATTAATCCGTAATTATAAAGCAAAAACGCGATAACGGAGCAGAATACACCCAGATATACTAACAACATAAACGATCCTGTTGTTGGAACCTGCCAACGATCCTTTTCTAATAGAGCCAACGGTATAAAAAAGATACTCCCTGCAACGGTTTGGTAAAAAGATAACGTCACGGGTGGATATTTGTCCACAACCTTACGCGTCATGAAAGTGTAAAACGCCCACGCAAAACCCGTCCCGATTAATATTAAATTTCCGATGAGTTGATTCTTACTATCCGAACTTTCGCCAACTGAAGTCAAGAAATATACCCCGATCATGGCCAGTGCTATGCCGCAAATTTTATATTTGGATATTTTCACTTTATACAAAATAAGCTCAAGCAGCGACGTAATTGCGGGATATGATGCAACAATCAATGCTGCGTTGGAAGCGGTAGTCAGGCTAACCCCTATATTCTCCATTGAAAAATATAAAGTGATTCCCAAAACACCACTAAACGAAATCGTAGCCAAATCCTTTGGCTTTACTTTGACATGTTCTTTTTTAATCAGCAAAACGATACCTAGCACTACGGAAGCTATAATAAATCTGGATAGACCCAAGGTAAGCGGGGGGAACGTCGTGTAGGCTGCTTTGGTGGCAATAAACGATGTACTCCAGATCAATAGGGCCAGGATCGTAGAACCGTAGTAAATCCTGTTGCTTTCGCTGTGATGAGCTATGACTTTGTTCAAGTTAAATCCTCCCTGAGGTAATCCCCTGTGAAATACAATAGTTGCTACTATAGTGACTACTATAAAAACGTTACTAAAAAGATAGTGTGTATATCAGTTTTTGTCAAGGGGAAGTGATATAGTAAGGATGAACACGAATTGAGGAGAAGACGTCATGAAACCAAAACCAAATATATTAGAAATTCTACGGGATTTGAATTTTAGTGAATATGAAGCCAAGGCTTATGTGACCTTATTGGAAAGCTCTCCACTTTCGGGATACGCCGTTTCATTGAATTCCGGGGTTCCGAGATCCAAAATTTACGAGGTTTTGTCTGGGATGGTCAACCGTGGGGACATCATGGTCAGTCAAGAAAATACGCCTCTGTATGTGCCGCTTCCGCCACATGAATTGATTGCCCAGAGAAAACGCAAAGCAGAGCAGATTTTCAATGTGGCGCAAGAGAGTTTGGAGCAGTACACGGCATCATTTCAAAATAGAGAGAATATTTGGAATATTTCGGGGTATGAAGCCATTATCAATCGTATAAATGAAGGGGTAAAAGGAGCTAAACACCGAATTTTATTGGAAATTTGGAAAGAGGATGCCGAGGTGTTCCGAGATGCCTTAGAGCAAGTAGCCCAACAAGGAATTGAAGTGATCATTGTAGCGTATGGGGAGCTTAACTTTGATTTCGCTACTGTTTACCGCCATGATATGAGTGAAGAGATTACGTCCGAAATTGGGGGGCGGTGGATTGTACTTAGCATAGACGACCGGGAGGTCGTAGCTGGCATACTTTCACTAGGAGATGACAGCCGCGCTGCATGGACGTTGCATCCGGGTCTGGTGATGCCGATTACGGAAGTGATTATTCATGATATTTATATCATGGAAATCCTATATGAGTTCCGTGAACAATTAGAAGAGAAATTCGGCCCTAATCTAATCCATCTCCGCAATAAATTTGCTATGGGTCCGAATGGCAAAGGATATTATATTCCTTTGACTGAAAAAAGCATGAAACGTGTATAGAGATTGTCTGAGGTCCGATGTGCAAAAATAAACAGGCCCATGGAGTGTTATTCCATGAGCCTAATTTTATTGGATGTTGTGTTCTATTATTTTACGGTTACAATCACACGTTGATAATGCTTTAAAGGATGTTTTCCATTGTCCTGTACTTCTGCAATGATATGAAGCGTATTCCCTGACTTAGCATCTGCGGGAACTGTGAAACTAACTGCATTCGTATCACTACCTTGCAAGTCAATCGTGTTTACTTTCTCTCATTTTTGTTCCCCACTCTGAACGCTCCTATGATGTTTTTTAGGATTATGACCATGTAAGTATTCTTTTTATTCAAGATTTAGGTTTTGCCTGCATGATCAGTCACAATCCTGATCCGATTTTACATCAATGTCCGAGAAAATGAAAGCGGTTTACAAGTCCCAGCATAAAATTAGTTTTACGCTTTGAATAAACCGGATTCTTTGACTTCAGATAGGAAGTTGTGGAACTCAGGAATGTTCAGCTGTTGCTGAGCATCGGACAAAGCGACTGCCGGGTTCGGATGGACCTCCACCATGATACCGTCGGCTCCAGCAGCCAGGGCAGCTTTGGCGCAAGGGGCCAGGATGTCCTTACGGCCTGTCGAGTGAGTCACGTCCACCAATACAGGCAGATGACTTTCCTTTTTCAAAATCGGAACAGCGGAAATATCCAGCGTGTTACGCGTCCATTTTTCGTACGTACGGATACCGCGTTCAATCAGCATGACTTGCGTGTTACCACGGGAAACGATGTATTCAGCAGCATGAAGGAACTCTTCCATTGTTGCAGCCAGTCCGCGTTTGAGCAGAACCGGAGTTCTTGTTTCACCCGCAGCTTTGAGCAATTCAAAGTTGTGCATGTTACGCGCACCAATTTGAATAATGTCGATGTATTGGATCGCTTCCTCCAAATGTCTTGGATCGACGATTTCACTGATTGTAGCCAGTCCGAACTCATCACCTACACGTTTGAGAATTTGCAGTCCTTCCACACCCAGTCCTTGGAAATCGTACGGAGACGTACGTGGTTTAAACGCGCCACCACGAAGAATCGGCACACCGGCTTCCTTGAGAGCCGCACCTACTTCACGAGTTTGCTGGTAGCTTTCCACCGAGCATGGACCTGCGACCATGATGGAGGCTTTGCCGCCTACCAGCGTATCTTTAACCTTAATAATTGTGCTATCTGGTTGATTTTTGCGGCTGACGATCAGATGTTTTTTGTGTTCTTCTTTTTGATAGTTCAAAGAAGCCTTGAAAATATTTTTGAACAGTTGGCGAATCGTAGCATCGTCAAAAGGCCCACGGTTAGCCGCGATCAGCTTGTCCAGCATTTGTTGCTCACGTACCGGATCAAAGTCAGGTACCCCTTGAGCTTCCTTCAATTTTCCAAGTTGTCCGGCCAGTTCAGCGCGTTGGGACAGCAGCTCCAGCAATTGCAAATTTGTAGCATCGAGTTGTTCACGCAGCAGCTCCAAAGAATTTTCATTTGTAGACATACAGTACTACACCCTTCCCGAATTTAATTTGTTTTTTCTGTCAGTCCATGGACTTTTTTGCAGAAAATAACACAAAAAGGCACTCGCCGCAAGGGACGAATGCCGTGGTACCACCCTAATTACAGAAGTATACATACGAATCGTCAACGTCGTTCAGTCGACAGCAGTAACTTCTGAGCTTGATGCCCGTAACGGGGGCTTCCGGAAACCTCTACTCGGACAAAGGAATGAATCCTTCTGTCGGTTCAAGGCTCGACTCGGGAGTGAATTTCAACGCGGGATTGCGGTACGCTCTCAGCAATTCGTACCTTTCTGTGGGAATCCGTTAGACGTTTACTTGTCTCCGTCGATGTCTTTGTTCATGGTATTCAAAAGATTTGACCTTATTTTAAACAAAGTAGGTACAGAAGGCAAGCCCTGATTATCAGGTTCAAGTTTTTTCCCTTGAATTGCTGCCCTTTTATTTTCCTTGATCCCTGGGTTCGGGATTCGCAGATGCGACTCCTCGTGGGTTATCTTCGGTCGAGGTATCGTCCGTATTCGTCTTGTCCGCAGTCCTACGGTCGTCTGCTTCCACAGGATTCAAGGCTTTATACCGTTTGTATTCCATATCGGCCTGAGACATCGGATCTTTATACATAGGAGATCAGTCAACTCCTTTCTGTTATACACTACATTACCCGCATAGCAGAATGGGTAACCGTTTTCTTTCACTCGATAAAATGAAGTGGTTAATCCAGCATATCGTCGCTTTCCAGTTGATCTTCTTCATCCCCATCGGTACCATTCAGCAAATCGGTACCATGCAGGAATTCGGCAGGAGCAGAAGGATCAACGGGACTGTTCGGTGTCAGTTCATCGGCATCTGGTACGTCCTCCAGAGGAGTATCCGGCCCTTCGGTCAGATTCTCCCAGTTGGTTTCTGCATTTTGCAGAGAAGGCTCAAAATCATTGTCATGTAGCTCAGTAGTTCGATCGTCACGATTTGCCATGTTGCTCAGCTCCTTTACTTTTTGTTGCTTATTCCGACCTTACCCAAACAGCGGAACGGCTAAACCTTCAGTTAGTGTGTCTGTAGGAAGTTAAAATCATGCGAATAGGGAGATACCCATTCTCAATTAGCGTTTTTTTGGTAACTGCTGTGATATGATAAAGAAGATAGGGAGGGATATGAATTGGAATGGTACATGTTTGGTCCGATGATTAGTCGTATCCGCGTAGGACAAAAGGCATCTACCCCGGGATTTTCCCGCACCCTCATTCGACGCCCGGAAGGCTTATACTGGACAGATGGCGGACAGGCCGGAAAAATAGTAGAAATACGCGATTATTTATTTTCCGATATTTGGACGATCTATGAAGATGAAGATTGTGAACCATGGTTGGAGCTTAGAGAGCAGAAAGAGCGGCGCGAACAGGAAATGATCATTAATCAATATGAAGATTTTACAAAAAATGAGTAAAAAGAACATGATATCCTTCTTGTGAAGAAGGTATGCACATCATCGTATAGAATAATATAATTTCAGGACGTAAAAAATGTTAAAACGTATACAAACTTGTAAATCCTACTATGTAACTTTGAGGTGCTTAATATGAGGCATGTGCCCAAAGCTGTCGCCGCCCTGCTAGCGGTCATTGTGATGCTGTTGTCGCTGGGTCACTCCGCCTATGCGGCCAAAATGACCCCGGAAGGGGATTATAAAATACCCTCCTGGGATATGAGATGGGGAGAGGTAGACGAGGATGGCTCTTTAGATGAGGTAAAGAATCCCAGCAAGATCTGGATGCATATTGAAGATGATACACAACTGCTTAGGCAGCCCGGCAATATAGGCTCCGCCTGGATTCGTATTAAGTTACCTTCGCTAAATGATGAAACGCCAGCGATCCTTTTTGAAAATATTTATGGCAGGCATATTACGCTGTATAAGGATGGGACCAATTTTTACGAATCCTACCGTGGGTACAATTATGAGAATAATCGTATTCTGATTCCGCTGAAGCCGGAAGACAGCGGTAAAACATTATACATATGGACGGAAAGCAGTAAGAAAAGACTGGGCATCATCGGTAATGTGATGACCGGTGATTATCGTGATTTGTTGGGGACCTTGGTCAGAATGGATGTTTTAGATATTGTACTGGGCAGTACGTTTATCTTTATCGCCCTGGTGCTGCTGATCTGCTCGTTTTTTCTGTTCCGTCCGAGTATGGCCATGTGGCTGTCTCTAAGTGCGATTGTATTGTCTATTGGTCTGATGATCGTAACGTATTCA
The Paenibacillus peoriae DNA segment above includes these coding regions:
- a CDS encoding SDR family oxidoreductase, which codes for MAEQRLQGKIAVVSGGGSGIGKATAIRFAEQGAKVVMLDRTPKHAEETQAIIEQAGGEALVLECDISKPDMIQQGFAKVVETYGKLDIVFANAGINGTMAPIETLELEEWDRTMNINLRGTFATVKYAVPYLKEHGGSIIITSSINGNRTFSGIGFSAYASTKAAQVAFMKMAALELARYKIRVNAICPGAIDTQIDNNTYPSEDLKKVEIPVEFPKGGEHPLEGAPGEPEQVANLVLFLASDESSHVSGTEIYVDGAESLLR
- a CDS encoding MFS transporter; the encoded protein is MHLYWKRNLVILWIGVLFCSMAYSVSIPFLPIFLNTEMGVNDHLELWSGTAFGVTFLASALIAPFWGSLADKYGRKPMLIRSGFSLAVLYLICAFVTDPYVFVGVRLFQGLLSGFIPAAIALVGTGSPEEKTGYALGIMATAGATGSIIGPLIGGVVSHYYGNRNAFFFSAALVLVSALIATFGAREDSFKGTRTRSHVRDDIKEAIANRPLYFLLILAGLSTFSVMILEPLITVYVLEMGVDRSQASLSSGIVFSAVGIAAVLMAPRWGRIGGRTGFAHVLLIGLIGSGIGNILQFYVSNFVGFGALRFGYGLFYASVMPAINAMTVEVTKPEFRGRAFSLNQSATQLATMAGPLIGGMLGSWMPIRWIFVLNGGILLLAALLLWAKGKNVFPVSAKKNVTDQDIHSAG
- a CDS encoding MgtC/SapB family protein; this translates as MWDWDYLIRVMFAGLCGALIGYERKSRMKEAGIRTHFIVGIGAALMMVVSKYGFQDQAAWTNLSLDPSRIAAQVISGVGFIGAGMIFTQKNRIKGLTTAAGIWTTAGIGIAVGAGMYGLGAGVTLFILAAQSLLHSRFYQMATPSTRQVVVQVDNEPGVLNRIKELLEHKKLTIHSFHAERINNGEQLVIHMLLKLSRSEGVEELLSLLQEMEGIRSVEAKSN
- a CDS encoding TIGR02206 family membrane protein, whose protein sequence is MDRSWSGPWFDANAPEGFEAFSPSHGLAVLGLIVCALLLWLTRGWIRSNKPVSEGIRWLLITVLILSEVTLNIWYVMQHIWDVQTSLPLELCSVTLLLSILMLIFRSRWLYPIILFAGIGGALQAVLTPNLAYAFPHYRFIHFFVAHSAIILAALYMTWIEGLKPTWKSVGGAMLFLNGLALIVWIVDDALGANYMFLAGKPSTPSILDVLGPYPLYILAEEAIALLFFSLLMLLFEVLPGGRLYVRFRKGAVHGADRSTSKPL
- a CDS encoding YqkE family protein; translation: MAKKRNSSSPAPAPQDKPATLKDLLSQDVLNKLKAQANEAQAEQDKRKEDERQRAVEAKKAEQKKLDNNFEHLLNNSNLDWHKYK
- a CDS encoding N-acyl-D-glucosamine 2-epimerase — protein: MSYNANDQPESTDAIALTGKVKPWALSGPSIQIDPLFPYYANRSRDSIADEIALAGYQTVHYFVVRENEVDGALVAAFQRRGIAVWAMVLGNGSFGVSQLPPEWKGWRMELLREPNDGFQRLSHFAQEYVEWKKKAAVRLVTDIPFDGFEVAEPYFPEWNGLRSGVYGDIGPHAQRAFRERSGEDIPDFRDKHARNYYLKVPKLYAQWVDLRVDAVNGLISELVNGAGGVRDVRPDICVATWSLAVSGRGDVPGQLREWQGLDAVAMIGCVAPDMHVLQTHWPDWMRRRLPPQYTHGYARIAQSIRAAYPGLPLGVQADIGSLARMVRDREWTRRFGAAALDGGYDAWTAYEYHLGGYMYDEPPKPLKAERSAEDEVVISFSKRIATPSVDELRIWSREDRAGTTRDLSRHLRKDSLTLLELVDAVADGNRLLLRIRNLPAGAFSLRLDGVQDTPELWLLKGRKVHRNLPEHEVKIP
- a CDS encoding peptidylprolyl isomerase, which gives rise to MNRKTIRPWYTLCLLAIMLVLVAGCGTKAADVEAASRTSTSTPAATKDKNKAVSHPIVTIVMNDGKKIKLELYPEVAPNTVNNFISLVQKGAYNGTIFHRVIPGFMIQGGDPQGNGTGGPGYSIKGEFKSNGVNNTLKHTRGVLSMARSADLDSAGSQFFIMVADADYLDGQYAAFGKVTSGLDVVDAIVNSKRDSNDKPIQPATMKKVTVDTLGKKYPAPVKVK